The proteins below come from a single Salinilacihabitans rarus genomic window:
- a CDS encoding C-terminal binding protein gives MTGRVVISETPFVDVDYQRERLDGATVEVRDTHTEGAVREAAADADALIVDVHTPVTADALASADRLRLVARAGTGYDNVDVNAAAEHGIIVTNVPEYCTDEVASHAFGLLLACRRRIPAYDREVRDGGWDWRTDRPIRRVAGSTLGLISFGAIARRVADYASGFDMEVIVYDPYVDEAIVEGYGGRLVEFDELFEAADAVSVHAPLTPETRGLIGAGEFARLPDHAVLVNVGRGGIVDEDALAEALREGDIAAAGLDVLEEEPPEETPLRGLEDVVLTPHAGWYSTEARADLNRTLARQVERTLAGERPEHAIEPDAWT, from the coding sequence ATGACAGGAAGAGTCGTTATCAGCGAGACGCCGTTCGTCGACGTCGACTACCAGCGCGAACGCCTCGACGGCGCGACCGTCGAGGTCCGGGACACGCACACGGAGGGGGCCGTCCGCGAGGCGGCGGCCGACGCCGACGCGCTGATCGTCGACGTGCACACGCCGGTGACCGCGGACGCGCTGGCGAGCGCGGATCGGCTGCGGCTTGTCGCCCGCGCCGGGACCGGCTACGACAACGTCGACGTGAACGCGGCCGCCGAGCACGGGATCATCGTCACGAACGTCCCCGAGTACTGTACCGACGAGGTCGCGAGCCACGCGTTCGGGCTGTTGCTGGCGTGTCGCCGGCGCATCCCGGCGTACGACCGCGAGGTCCGGGACGGCGGGTGGGACTGGCGGACCGACCGCCCGATCCGCCGCGTCGCGGGGTCGACGCTGGGGCTGATCTCGTTCGGCGCCATCGCGCGCCGGGTCGCCGACTACGCCTCCGGGTTCGACATGGAGGTGATCGTCTACGACCCGTACGTCGACGAGGCGATCGTCGAGGGCTACGGCGGCCGCCTCGTCGAGTTCGACGAACTGTTCGAGGCGGCCGACGCCGTCTCCGTCCACGCCCCGCTGACCCCCGAGACGCGGGGGCTGATCGGCGCCGGCGAGTTCGCCCGCCTGCCCGACCACGCCGTCCTCGTCAACGTCGGCCGGGGCGGGATCGTCGACGAGGACGCGCTGGCCGAGGCGCTTCGCGAGGGCGACATCGCGGCCGCCGGCCTCGACGTTCTGGAGGAGGAGCCCCCGGAGGAGACGCCGCTTCGGGGCCTCGAAGACGTCGTCCTCACGCCACACGCCGGCTGGTACTCGACGGAGGCCCGCGCGGACCTCAACCGGACGCTCGCCCGACAGGTCGAGCGGACGCTCGCCGGCGAACGTCCCGAACACGCGATCGAACCGGACGCCTGGACCTGA
- a CDS encoding DUF7522 family protein, which yields MADLVTDDFAETIVNTARVTVGDSLRSVVYFTPDDFELLYVRADLYAGDEDAVREAKGAFVENERVGFADVETYESLATEPNVEPDIGEYEFTVRVFSDGFVSRVIVGDRGVLVTSDGIEMDPFEEMAIALRKTLADPSIA from the coding sequence ATGGCGGACCTCGTCACCGACGACTTCGCGGAAACGATCGTAAATACGGCCCGGGTAACGGTCGGCGACTCGCTCAGGTCGGTCGTCTACTTCACGCCCGACGACTTCGAGTTGCTGTACGTCCGGGCCGACCTCTACGCGGGCGACGAAGACGCGGTCCGCGAGGCGAAAGGCGCGTTCGTCGAGAACGAACGCGTCGGCTTCGCCGACGTGGAGACCTACGAGAGCCTCGCGACCGAACCGAACGTCGAACCCGACATCGGCGAGTACGAGTTCACCGTCCGCGTCTTCTCCGACGGCTTCGTCAGTCGCGTCATCGTCGGCGACCGGGGCGTCCTCGTCACCAGCGACGGGATCGAGATGGACCCGTTCGAGGAGATGGCCATCGCGCTCCGGAAGACCCTCGCCGACCCCTCGATCGCCTGA